One segment of Brassica napus cultivar Da-Ae chromosome C3, Da-Ae, whole genome shotgun sequence DNA contains the following:
- the LOC106389215 gene encoding EEF1A lysine methyltransferase 4 — METETKTTQSYSEQWYWDERYTNESDPFDWYQNYTSLAPLINLYVPRRTHPVLVIGCGNSAFSEGMVDDGYEDVVSIDISSVVIDAMNKKHSDRPQLKYLKMDVRDMKVFEDASFDAVIDKGTLDSILCGSNSRQHSTQMLEEVWRVLKDKGVYILITYGAPDYRLRLFKDSRSWTTKLHVIDKSLTDHQPWELTKPIPLDAEGSSVESALGKSPDVHYIYVCIKDESLKREADTA; from the exons ATGGAGACAGAGACGAAGACGACGCAATCATACAGCGAGCAATGGTACTGGGACGAACGCTACACGAACGAATCCGATCCCTTCGATTGGTACCAGAACTACACTTCACTGGCTCCTCTCATCAACCTCTACGTCCCTCGCCGCACTCACCCCGTCCTCGTCATCGGCTGCGGGAACTCAGCGTTCAGCGAAGGAATGGTTGACGATGGGTACGAAGACGTAGTCAGCATCGATATCTCCTCTGTGGTGATCGATGCGATGAACAAGAAACACTCCGACCGTCCTCAGCTCAAAT atttgaaGATGGATGTGCGTGATATGAAGGTCTTTGAAGATGCTTCTTTCGATGCTGTGATTGATAAAG GAACCTTAGACTCTATTTTG TGTGGGAGCAATTCGAGGCAACACTCAACGCAGATGCTTGAGGAGGTTTGGAG GGTACTCAAGGATAAAGGAGTCTACATTCTG ATTACATATGGAGCACCGGATTACCGTCTTAGGTTGTTTAAAGACTCACGCTCTTGGACAACGAAGCTCCATGTGATAG ACAAAAGTTTAACCGATCATCAACCATGGGAACTGACAAAACCTATTCCTCTAGATGCTGAGGGAAGTTCAGTGGAATCTGCACTTGGCAAAAGCCCTGATGTTCATTACATCTACGTTTGTATCAAG GATGAGTCGTTGAAGAGGGAGGCAGACACAGCTTGA
- the LOC106389216 gene encoding uncharacterized protein LOC106389216 isoform X1, giving the protein MTAASLRLSEILPENKPLVSERTMPTLQGSLPPELANNVVRLYRECLRRATFIGKQQHNTELVVGMVRQQFKKHMNETDPEKIHKLKDDAARGLINHMLFESEKLTGRKVSQRS; this is encoded by the exons ATGACTGCAGCTTCTCTCCGTCTATCAGAAATATTGCCG GAAAATAAACCCCTAGTGAGTGAACGCACAATGCCGACCCTACAAGGTTCTTTGCCTCCTGAGCTTGCTAACAATGTCGTTAGG TTGTACCGAGAATGTCTTCGTAGAGCTACATTCATTGGTAAGCAG CAACACAACACTGAGCTCGTGGTTGGTATGGTGAGGCAGCAATTTAAGAAACACATGAATGAGACCGACCCCGAGAAGATTCACAAGTTAAAGGATGA TGCTGCTCGTGGACTCATCAATCACATGTTGTTCGAGTCTGAGAAGCTAACAGGACGCAAGGTTAGCCAGAGATCCTGA
- the BNAC03G39960D gene encoding uncharacterized protein BNAC03G39960D, with translation MASFGDHDDIIKSVSDAPPTHYMVKIESLSLLTKHAIERYETEIFEAGGYKWKLVLYPNGNKSKNIKDHVSVYLALADSSSLGPGWEVSAVFRLYLLDQNKDSYLILQGKERRFHTVKREWGFDKFIPTATFFNASNGYLMEDTCMFGADVFVSKERRNGRGECLSMIKDATSSKHVWKIENFSKLDNESYDSNAFFAGDRKWKIRLYPSGTKQGTGTHLSIYLILADPETVSDGTKIFTEFTVRIYDQLQGRHIAGKVTKWFSGSSLENGWVKYVSMVYFTQPSSGLLLKDVCLVEADVCVHGITSAL, from the exons ATGGCTAGTTTCGGTGATCATGATG ATATCATAAAGTCTGTTTCTGATGCCCCGCCAACGCATTACATGGTCAAAATAGAGTCTTTATCACTTCTTACTAAGCATGCTATAGAGAGATATGAAACCGAGATCTTTGAAGCTGGAGGCTACAAATG GAAGCTGGTTCTGTATCCAAATGGAAACAAGAGCAAGAATATAAAAGATCATGTTTCTGTTTACTTGGCTTTGGCTGACTCTAGCTCCTTGGGTCCAGGCTGGGAGGTCTCGGCTGTGTTCCGTCTGTATTTGCTAGATCAAAACAAAGATAGTTACTTGATTCTACAAG GGAAGGAGAGACGGTTCCACACGGTCAAACGTGAATGGGGATTCGATAAGTTCATCCCTACAGCTACCTTCTTTAATGCATCAAATGGTTATCTTATGGAAGACACATGCATGTTTGGAGCTGATGTATTTGTTTCCAAGGAGAGAAGAAATGGGAGAGGAGAATGCTTATCAATGATTAAAGATGCTACTAGCTCAAAGCACGTATGGAAGATTGAGAATTTCTCTAAGTTAGACAATGAAAGCTATGACTCAAACGCTTTCTTCGCTGGAGATAGAAAATG GAAAATACGGCTTTATCCATCGGGAACAAAGCAAGGAACAGGAACCCATCTTTCTATCTATCTGATCCTCGCAGATCCTGAAACTGTTTCAGACGGTACAAAAATATTCACAGAGTTTACAGTAAGAATATATGATCAGCTTCAAGGCAGACACATTGCAGGGAAAG TTACTAAATGGTTCAGTGGATCAAGCTTGGAGAACGGATGGGTTAAATACGTATCAATGGTTTATTTCACGCAGCCAAGTAGTGGTCTGTTGCTCAAAGATGTTTGTCTCGTTGAAGCTGATGTCTGCGTTCATGGAATCACTAGTGCACTCTGA
- the LOC106389216 gene encoding uncharacterized protein LOC106389216 isoform X2, whose protein sequence is MPTLQGSLPPELANNVVRLYRECLRRATFIGKQQHNTELVVGMVRQQFKKHMNETDPEKIHKLKDDAARGLINHMLFESEKLTGRKVSQRS, encoded by the exons ATGCCGACCCTACAAGGTTCTTTGCCTCCTGAGCTTGCTAACAATGTCGTTAGG TTGTACCGAGAATGTCTTCGTAGAGCTACATTCATTGGTAAGCAG CAACACAACACTGAGCTCGTGGTTGGTATGGTGAGGCAGCAATTTAAGAAACACATGAATGAGACCGACCCCGAGAAGATTCACAAGTTAAAGGATGA TGCTGCTCGTGGACTCATCAATCACATGTTGTTCGAGTCTGAGAAGCTAACAGGACGCAAGGTTAGCCAGAGATCCTGA
- the LOC106389217 gene encoding zinc finger BED domain-containing protein RICESLEEPER 2, translating to MAKVAIGNLINPTLENSAITEMVHIVCPTFSLDTSKLHNAILQLYQEGKEKIEKLLKDAQGKLTLSCEWMVLGDWKWTSEDIVGPILHQDFMVISVYFADEDFKMRKWILAYHPHSPEDMKLKDVYLDSLKNVVTDYEIENKVSTLLVPNSVDLGLDGFSKWIEEEGGSNQINPNVFLIYCCSDMFRLMVDDMYKDVRISCLMDRVRILLGWESDGRLYPTHWTYTLNKLQTAVDMEAKDVFEDDKYDYYDYPSDEEWIRIRTFCKLTGCIYKVAKELFDGEYPTANVYFHLLVELKVMLREEVKNGDGDYFLGKAKEILEGFDKYWNEMFLVLATASVLDPRFKLKYLDFYCSKSSDQGSKAETVVDYLRSLYSCYAASDIRPLPERAAEPSPRCILYMFGDESEEEEEKKPDGYGDFAFFQEYLKFEGCCSREFHESELDSYFKEPVLEWRKDFDALKWWRDESSKYPILSRLARDILSIPISRGTSNRAYVADKRECPEFIVALEGKLLNAMMCGESSDMAKSLLINIRMLLSS from the coding sequence ATGGCCAAGGTTGCCATCGGCAACTTAATCAACCCCACCCTTGAGAACTCTGCCATCACCGAAATGGTACACATCGTCTGCCCCACTTTCTCCCTCGACACTTCCAAACTCCACAACGCGATTCTCCAACTCTACCAAGAAGGCAAAGAGAAAATCGAGAAACTGCTGAAGGACGCACAAGGGAAGCTAACCCTCTCTTGCGAATGGATGGTTCTCGGTGACTGGAAATGGACTAGTGAAGACATCGTCGGTCCGATTCTTCACCAGGATTTTATGGTCATTAGCGTCTACTTCGCCGATGAGGATTTCAAGATGAGGAAATGGATCTTGGCGTACCATCCTCATTCTCCTGAGGATATGAAACTGAAAGACGTTTATCTCGATTCATTAAAGAACGTTGTTACTGATTACGAGATTGAGAACAAAGTCTCTACTCTTCTTGTCCCTAACAGTGTTGATCTTGGTTTGGATGGTTTTAGTAAATGGATAGAAGAAGAGGGAGGGAGCAATCAGATCAACCCTAACGTGTTCCTCATCTATTGCTGCTCGGATATGTTCAGGTTGATGGTTGATGATATGTATAAGGACGTAAGAATATCATGTCTGATGGACCGTGTCAGGATTTTGCTTGGTTGGGAGAGTGATGGAAGATTGTATCCTACCCATTGGACTTACACGTTGAATAAACTGCAAACGGCGGTAGATATGGAAGCCAAAGATGTGTTTGAAGATGATAAGTATGATTACTACGATTATCCTTCCGATGAAGAGTGGATAAGGATTAGAACTTTTTGCAAACTCACTGGTTGCATTTATAAAGTGGCGAAAGAGCTTTTTGATGGGGAGTATCCAACGGCTAACGTCTACTTCCATCTCCTTGTGGAGCTAAAGGTCATGCTGAGAGAAGAGGTCAAGAATGGGGATGGTGATTACTTTCTTGGTAAAGCTAAGGAGATACTGGAGGGGTTTGATAAGTATTGGAATGAGATGTTTCTTGTGTTGGCTACTGCTTCTGTGTTGGACCCTCGGTTCAAGTTGAAGTATCTAGACTTTTACTGCTCAAAGAGTAGTGATCAAGGTTCAAAAGCTGAGACTGTTGTGGACTACTTACGCAGTCTATACTCTTGCTACGCAGCTAGCGATATACGTCCACTACCGGAACGTGCAGCTGAGCCAAGTCCCCGGTGTATTTTGTATATGTTCGGAGACGAatcagaagaagaggaagagaagaagcctGACGGTTATGGGGACTTTGCTTTCTTTCAAGAGTATCTCAAGTTTGAAGGATGTTGTTCAAGAGAGTTTCATGAGTCAGAGCTTGATTCTTACTTCAAAGAGCCTGTTTTGGAGTGGAGGAAAGACTTCGATGCACTGAAATGGTGGAGAGATGAGAGCTCAAAGTACCCGATCCTCTCCCGATTAGCTCGTGACATTCTCTCGATTCCAATCTCTCGTGGCACGTCGAACCGTGCGTATGTTGCTGACAAAAGAGAGTGTCCTGAGTTTATTGTCGCATTGGAAGGGAAACTTCTGAACGCCATGATGTGCGGCGAGAGTTCTGATATGGCCAAGTCGTTACTAATAAACATTAGAATGCTATTGTCTTCATGA